The following proteins are co-located in the Echinicola sp. 20G genome:
- a CDS encoding TIGR03364 family FAD-dependent oxidoreductase has product MKNNFDLVVIGGGVLGAFHAFHALNLGLKVALVEKDKAPQSATTRNFGQVVPSGMNSKWQAYGRESLKIYKEIQAKFDISIRNNGSVYLASNEEEVQLIEELHDINKGNDYSSSMLSKKECLEKYPGLRSDYVKAGLFFPDEVTVEPRVMIHRLLEFLEREKGLEIFINQTVVNCEKAGEKIQVHMAVGSRLEASKVVICNGKDFKLLYPEIFAQSDLEVSKLQMLQTKPQENYQLLGSVLTGLSIRRYEAFYECPSFAEIKKKEAVDSLEKKWGVHILFKQAMDGSVILGDSHQYADASDIDDLGYGLDMDIDGFMIQEAKKIIDLPTYEIAHRWYGMYAQCKNQDIFQKTIDENIHIITGIGGKGMTGSAGFAHENVKQIFNK; this is encoded by the coding sequence ATGAAAAATAACTTTGATCTTGTCGTAATAGGTGGGGGTGTTTTGGGAGCCTTTCATGCTTTTCATGCTCTAAACCTTGGACTTAAGGTAGCTTTGGTTGAAAAAGACAAGGCACCGCAGAGTGCTACTACCAGAAATTTTGGACAAGTAGTTCCTTCTGGGATGAATTCCAAATGGCAGGCATATGGCCGGGAAAGTTTGAAGATTTACAAAGAAATTCAGGCTAAATTTGATATTTCCATTCGCAATAATGGCTCTGTTTACTTGGCTTCAAATGAGGAGGAAGTGCAGTTAATTGAAGAACTCCATGATATAAACAAGGGGAATGACTACTCATCCTCTATGTTGAGCAAGAAGGAATGTTTGGAGAAATATCCAGGCCTAAGAAGTGATTATGTGAAGGCTGGATTGTTCTTTCCTGATGAAGTGACTGTTGAGCCAAGAGTTATGATCCATCGACTTTTAGAGTTTTTGGAAAGGGAAAAGGGTTTGGAGATTTTTATAAACCAGACTGTGGTCAATTGTGAAAAGGCAGGAGAAAAGATTCAGGTTCACATGGCAGTAGGGAGTAGGCTAGAGGCTTCAAAGGTGGTGATATGTAATGGTAAGGACTTTAAGCTGTTGTATCCTGAGATTTTTGCCCAAAGTGATCTTGAAGTTTCAAAACTTCAGATGTTGCAGACCAAGCCGCAGGAGAATTATCAGTTACTTGGTTCTGTATTGACAGGTTTATCTATCAGACGTTATGAAGCGTTTTATGAGTGTCCATCTTTTGCTGAAATTAAAAAGAAAGAGGCTGTAGATAGTTTAGAAAAGAAATGGGGAGTACACATTCTTTTCAAACAGGCTATGGATGGGTCGGTTATTCTTGGAGATTCCCATCAGTATGCGGACGCCAGCGATATTGACGATCTGGGCTATGGATTAGATATGGATATTGATGGTTTTATGATCCAAGAAGCTAAGAAAATTATTGATTTACCTACTTATGAAATCGCCCACCGATGGTATGGAATGTATGCTCAGTGTAAAAATCAGGATATTTTTCAAAAGACCATAGATGAAAATATCCATATCATAACGGGAATTGGAGGCAAAGGCATGACCGGTAGTGCTGGTTTTGCTCATGAAAATGTAAAGCAAATATTTAACAAATAA